One Chitinophaga varians DNA window includes the following coding sequences:
- a CDS encoding DUF5686 and carboxypeptidase regulatory-like domain-containing protein — protein MMKYLPTLFLLLFTTYCEAAIVKGLVTDDKNNPLPFATVLIKGTTTGTTTNAAGQYQLEVPSGQHALVCQYIGYRKTEKVIQVDITPQVLNFTLSPVNLQIKEVVVKAGGEDPAYAIIRQAIKKRAFYQQQVQEYTCMSYIKGTIRMTGTPNKFLGKKIDKEDMGVDSAGKGMVFLSESVTKISSRMPDKLKLEVISDRKSGGGFGMSFPAFISFYDNNVSAVITQMGPRGYISPISQNALSYYKYRLEGEFLEDGRMVNKIKVIPKRKQEPLFAGYIFITDGDWRIHSTDLVLTSEYQLELMDTLRIRQTHVPVSGEVWRVKDQVLYMSVDKFGFGMVGNFVNVYSDYNLHPNFGPKYFDNTFLKYDSAFDKKEAVYWDSIRPVPLEEAESRDYHQKDSTARANRLAAMNGNTLDSLRKKQKPVKVMDVLWGGVNRKLYFRRDSAIASHMLYVNGLAKSLKYNTVEGLVLALEPRLQLNLGEERQLRISPYVRYGLSNTHLNAYTFLTYSANSRVRQRYGRNDWTLGGGKRVSQFNQDNPIDNIANEFYTLLLKENYMKLYENWFGQLRYSRTFQTNDRLTAGVRYESRIPVENTTDFTFFKNDKKQFTPNHPEELAQVPFERHQAFIVDLSFRYQPGQQFVELPDRKMPLGSKYPTFELAYSKGIPNVGNSVVDFDKWKLSVFDNMNFKLFGEFRYRVTAGGFLNDRNVQIPDFQHFNGNQTFYNTKYLNSFQLAPYYRYSTTAPFFMTANVEHHFNGLLTNKIPLLNRLKWNLVAGSNAFYVNDKNNYVEAFLGLENILKVLRVDVVAGYQSQDNTRIGVRVGMGGVFGNLIKLDQ, from the coding sequence ATGATGAAATACTTACCGACCCTGTTTTTACTCCTGTTTACTACCTACTGTGAAGCCGCTATTGTCAAAGGTTTGGTGACCGATGACAAAAATAACCCGCTACCTTTTGCCACTGTTCTGATAAAAGGGACGACGACCGGTACCACTACCAACGCTGCCGGCCAGTACCAACTGGAGGTACCGTCCGGTCAACATGCACTCGTTTGCCAGTATATCGGTTACCGTAAGACGGAGAAAGTAATTCAGGTCGATATTACTCCCCAGGTCCTCAACTTCACGCTGTCGCCTGTCAACCTTCAGATCAAAGAGGTCGTGGTGAAAGCAGGAGGTGAAGACCCCGCCTATGCCATCATCCGGCAGGCCATCAAAAAAAGGGCTTTCTATCAGCAACAGGTCCAGGAATACACCTGTATGTCCTATATCAAGGGCACCATCAGAATGACGGGTACGCCCAATAAGTTCCTGGGCAAAAAAATCGATAAGGAAGACATGGGAGTGGACAGTGCCGGTAAAGGCATGGTGTTCCTGTCGGAATCGGTGACTAAAATTTCTTCCCGTATGCCGGATAAACTGAAGCTGGAAGTGATCTCCGACCGTAAGAGCGGCGGCGGCTTCGGTATGAGTTTCCCGGCTTTCATCAGCTTTTATGATAATAACGTGTCTGCCGTTATCACGCAGATGGGCCCCAGAGGCTATATCTCACCCATTTCACAAAATGCGCTGTCATACTACAAATACCGGCTCGAGGGCGAGTTCCTGGAAGACGGCCGTATGGTCAATAAGATAAAAGTGATCCCTAAAAGGAAGCAGGAGCCGCTGTTTGCCGGCTATATCTTTATCACCGACGGCGATTGGCGCATTCATAGCACCGACCTGGTACTAACCAGCGAATACCAGCTGGAGCTGATGGATACGCTGCGCATCCGTCAAACGCATGTGCCGGTGTCCGGCGAGGTATGGCGCGTTAAAGACCAGGTACTGTATATGTCGGTCGATAAATTCGGCTTCGGTATGGTCGGTAATTTCGTGAACGTATATTCGGACTACAACCTGCACCCGAACTTCGGGCCGAAGTACTTTGACAACACATTCCTGAAATACGATTCCGCGTTTGATAAAAAAGAAGCAGTGTACTGGGACAGTATCCGGCCGGTGCCCTTGGAGGAGGCCGAGTCCCGCGATTACCATCAGAAAGACAGCACTGCCCGCGCCAACAGGCTGGCGGCCATGAATGGCAATACGCTGGATTCGCTGCGTAAAAAACAAAAGCCGGTGAAGGTAATGGACGTGTTGTGGGGCGGTGTTAACCGCAAGTTGTATTTCCGCCGTGACAGCGCTATTGCGTCGCATATGTTGTATGTGAACGGTTTGGCCAAATCCCTTAAATATAATACGGTGGAAGGTTTGGTGCTGGCGTTGGAACCGCGGCTGCAGCTGAACCTGGGAGAGGAGCGGCAACTACGGATATCTCCGTATGTGCGTTACGGTTTGAGCAATACTCACCTCAACGCTTATACGTTTTTGACCTATAGTGCCAATAGCCGTGTGCGCCAGCGTTATGGCCGCAACGACTGGACGCTGGGCGGTGGCAAACGTGTCAGTCAGTTCAACCAGGATAACCCGATTGATAACATCGCCAATGAATTTTATACGCTGCTGCTGAAGGAGAACTATATGAAACTGTATGAAAATTGGTTTGGCCAGTTGCGCTACAGCCGCACGTTTCAGACCAACGACCGGTTGACTGCCGGTGTGCGTTATGAAAGCCGCATCCCGGTAGAGAATACCACAGACTTTACCTTCTTTAAAAACGATAAAAAGCAGTTTACGCCCAATCATCCGGAAGAACTGGCGCAGGTGCCGTTTGAACGGCATCAGGCCTTTATTGTGGACCTGAGCTTCCGTTACCAGCCGGGGCAACAGTTTGTGGAGTTGCCGGACCGCAAGATGCCGCTGGGCTCCAAATATCCGACCTTTGAGCTGGCCTACAGCAAAGGCATTCCAAATGTGGGCAACAGTGTGGTGGATTTCGACAAATGGAAGTTATCGGTGTTTGACAATATGAACTTCAAACTGTTTGGTGAATTCCGTTACCGTGTTACCGCCGGCGGTTTCCTAAATGACCGTAATGTACAGATACCTGACTTTCAGCACTTCAATGGCAACCAGACGTTTTACAATACCAAATACCTGAACAGTTTCCAGTTAGCGCCGTATTATCGTTATAGCACTACAGCGCCGTTTTTTATGACAGCCAATGTGGAGCACCATTTCAATGGGCTGCTGACCAATAAAATACCTTTGCTGAACAGGCTGAAATGGAATCTGGTAGCTGGTTCCAATGCATTTTATGTAAATGATAAAAACAACTATGTGGAAGCGTTCCTCGGATTGGAAAATATTCTGAAAGTGCTCAGGGTTGATGTGGTGGCCGGTTATCAGAGCCAGGACAATACACGTATAGGCGTCAGAGTGGGAATGGGAGGGGTGTTCGGAAATTTAATAAAGCTGGACCAGTAG